In a single window of the Pontibacter russatus genome:
- a CDS encoding co-chaperone GroES has translation MRISEKNKLEKIIIVGDRVLIKPKTTREQTKSGLYLPPGVQEREKVQEGYIMRVGPGYPIPADYGFDEEPLGQEEEEVRYIPLQAKEGDLAIYLQRDAIEINYLGERYFIVPQSAVLMLVREEDL, from the coding sequence ATGAGGATTTCTGAGAAGAACAAGCTAGAGAAGATCATCATTGTAGGTGATCGTGTGCTGATAAAGCCCAAAACCACCCGTGAGCAGACCAAGAGCGGCCTGTACCTGCCGCCGGGCGTGCAGGAGCGCGAGAAGGTGCAGGAAGGCTACATCATGCGCGTGGGCCCCGGCTATCCGATTCCGGCCGACTATGGCTTTGACGAAGAGCCCCTGGGGCAGGAGGAGGAAGAGGTGCGCTATATACCGCTCCAGGCCAAAGAAGGCGACCTGGCCATCTACCTGCAGCGAGACGCTATCGAGATAAACTACCTGGGCGAGCGTTACTTCATTGTGCCGCAGTCGGCGGTGCTGATGCTGGTGCGCGAAGAGGATTTGTAG
- a CDS encoding homogentisate 1,2-dioxygenase — protein sequence MAYYHKLGEIPHKRHTQFRQPDGSLYKEQLVGTLGFSGVSSLLYHIHPPTRISRIGEPKPFAPKKAEGIKLAPHHIRTLSVETTGPDYLSARKTMLFNSDVAISICNPSEREMAYCYKNAQADEVVFVHEGSGDLLTQMGRIPFRPGDYLVIPRTIIHKFRFDAGQVRLLVIESFSPVETPRRYRNQFGQLLEHAPFCERDIRPPLELVTETEPGERLVQIKKEGELHQYYYDFSPFDAVGWDGYFYPYAFSIYDFEPITGRIHQPPPVHQTFEAHNFVICSFVPRLFDYHPLSIPAPYNHSNVDSDEVLYYVEGNFMSRKGVDIASFTVHPGGIPHGPHPGTAEASIGKKGTEEYAVMIDTFKPLYITEDAVPYMDQNYPMSWNEHGDESAQ from the coding sequence ATGGCGTACTACCATAAGTTAGGAGAGATCCCGCACAAGCGGCACACGCAGTTCCGGCAGCCGGACGGCAGCCTCTACAAAGAGCAGCTGGTGGGCACGCTGGGCTTCAGCGGTGTTTCCTCGCTGCTGTACCATATACACCCGCCCACCCGGATCAGCCGCATCGGGGAGCCAAAGCCCTTTGCTCCGAAAAAGGCGGAGGGCATCAAACTGGCGCCGCACCATATACGCACCCTGAGCGTGGAAACCACCGGCCCCGACTACCTCAGCGCGCGCAAGACCATGCTCTTCAACAGCGATGTGGCCATCAGCATCTGCAACCCCTCGGAGCGGGAGATGGCCTACTGCTACAAAAACGCGCAGGCCGACGAGGTGGTGTTCGTGCACGAGGGCAGCGGCGACCTGCTCACCCAGATGGGCCGCATCCCGTTCAGGCCCGGCGACTATCTGGTTATCCCGCGCACCATCATCCACAAATTCCGGTTTGACGCGGGGCAGGTGCGGCTGCTGGTCATCGAGTCGTTCAGTCCGGTGGAGACGCCGCGCCGCTACCGCAACCAGTTCGGGCAGTTGCTGGAGCACGCGCCGTTCTGCGAGCGCGACATCCGCCCGCCCCTGGAGCTGGTTACGGAGACGGAGCCGGGCGAAAGGCTGGTGCAGATTAAGAAGGAAGGCGAGTTGCACCAGTATTATTATGATTTCAGCCCGTTTGATGCCGTGGGCTGGGACGGCTATTTCTACCCCTACGCCTTCTCCATATATGATTTTGAGCCCATCACGGGCCGCATTCACCAGCCGCCGCCGGTACACCAGACTTTCGAGGCGCACAACTTCGTGATTTGCTCGTTCGTGCCCCGCCTCTTCGACTACCACCCGCTGTCCATCCCGGCGCCCTACAACCACTCCAACGTGGACTCTGACGAGGTGCTGTATTACGTGGAGGGCAACTTCATGAGCCGCAAGGGCGTGGACATCGCTTCGTTTACGGTGCATCCGGGCGGCATCCCGCACGGGCCGCACCCTGGCACGGCAGAGGCCAGTATCGGCAAAAAAGGAACAGAGGAGTACGCCGTGATGATCGACACGTTCAAGCCCTTATATATAACCGAGGACGCGGTGCCCTATATGGACCAAAATTATCCGATGAGTTGGAACGAACACGGAGACGAATCAGCACAATAA
- a CDS encoding S41 family peptidase, translating into MDNVEQGGERKHIRNSPFQVKLPLFIGLALAVGVLIGANTFSPSSTNPQDTAKSYLKYRDILSYIDRDYVDTVDIEELSDYAITKMLEKLDPHTSYIPADELAMARSYLEGDFEGIGVEFNIFNDTIYVISPLSGGPSEAAGIQAGDKIITVDGEKVAGIGINNEGVFKRLRGPEGSKVNLTVKREGTKKLLPFSLQRSKIPTQSVDVSYMVDDRTGYIKVSRFASDTFEEFKEALTGLKKKGLQRLILDLRGNPGGYMDHAIRMADEFISGDKLIVYTDGKGDKYDSKTFARTEGDFEKGPLIVLLDEGSASASEIVAGALQDNDRALIVGRRSFGKGLVQMPIPLNDGSELRLTISRYYTPSGRSIQKPYTEGAEEYEMDIMHRFENGEYFHPDSSLFVDSLKYETLRGRTVYGGGGIMPDVFVPQDTTELSPYLSQLYNKNVIREYTLGYYRDHRKELEKLPFEKFKKNFQVTDKMLQEVVQLANAADVEFKEEEYARSKELIRNNIKAFIARSIYGNKGFFPVLHESDEEFQEALKHFSQAMSLARGRG; encoded by the coding sequence ATGGACAACGTAGAGCAAGGGGGAGAAAGGAAGCATATCCGGAACTCGCCATTTCAGGTAAAACTGCCGCTGTTTATCGGGCTGGCGCTGGCAGTGGGGGTGCTGATTGGCGCCAATACCTTTTCGCCCTCCTCCACCAACCCGCAGGACACAGCCAAAAGCTACCTCAAGTACCGCGACATCCTCAGCTATATAGACCGCGACTACGTGGACACCGTGGACATAGAGGAGCTTTCGGATTACGCCATCACCAAGATGCTGGAGAAACTGGACCCGCACACTTCCTATATACCGGCAGACGAACTGGCCATGGCGCGCTCTTACCTGGAGGGTGACTTTGAGGGCATCGGCGTGGAGTTCAACATTTTTAATGATACCATCTATGTGATTTCCCCGCTGAGCGGCGGCCCTTCCGAGGCGGCGGGCATCCAGGCCGGTGACAAAATCATCACAGTGGACGGCGAGAAGGTGGCGGGCATCGGCATCAACAACGAGGGCGTGTTCAAGCGGCTGCGCGGCCCGGAGGGCTCCAAAGTGAATCTTACCGTGAAGCGCGAGGGTACCAAAAAACTGCTTCCCTTCTCTTTGCAACGCAGCAAAATCCCGACGCAGTCTGTGGACGTGAGCTATATGGTGGACGACCGGACAGGCTATATAAAAGTCAGCCGCTTCGCGTCCGACACCTTCGAGGAATTCAAGGAGGCGCTCACCGGCCTGAAGAAAAAAGGGCTGCAGCGCCTGATACTGGACCTGCGCGGCAACCCCGGCGGCTATATGGACCACGCCATCCGGATGGCCGACGAGTTTATCTCCGGCGACAAGCTGATTGTGTATACCGACGGCAAAGGCGACAAGTATGACTCCAAAACCTTTGCCCGCACCGAGGGCGATTTTGAGAAGGGCCCGCTGATTGTGCTGCTCGACGAGGGCAGCGCCTCGGCCTCCGAGATTGTGGCCGGCGCCCTGCAGGACAACGACCGCGCCCTGATTGTGGGCCGCCGCTCTTTTGGCAAGGGCCTGGTGCAGATGCCGATTCCGCTCAACGACGGGTCCGAGCTGCGCCTCACCATCTCCCGCTACTACACGCCCAGCGGCCGCTCCATCCAGAAGCCCTATACCGAGGGTGCCGAGGAGTATGAGATGGACATCATGCACCGCTTCGAAAACGGCGAGTATTTTCACCCGGACAGCAGCCTGTTCGTGGACTCGCTGAAGTACGAGACGCTGCGCGGCCGCACCGTGTATGGCGGCGGCGGCATTATGCCCGATGTGTTTGTGCCCCAGGACACCACTGAGTTGTCGCCCTACCTGAGCCAGCTCTACAACAAGAACGTAATCCGGGAGTATACGCTGGGTTATTACCGCGACCACCGCAAGGAACTGGAGAAGCTGCCGTTTGAGAAGTTCAAAAAGAATTTCCAGGTAACGGACAAGATGCTGCAGGAGGTGGTGCAGTTGGCCAACGCCGCCGACGTGGAGTTCAAGGAGGAGGAATACGCCCGCTCCAAAGAATTGATCCGCAATAACATCAAGGCGTTTATCGCGCGCAGCATATATGGCAACAAGGGCTTCTTTCCGGTGCTGCACGAGTCGGATGAGGAGTTTCAGGAGGCGCTGAAGCACTTCAGCCAGGCGATGAGCCTGGCCAGGGGCAGAGGGTAA
- the ruvX gene encoding Holliday junction resolvase RuvX: MGRIMAIDYGTKRVGLAVTDPLQLIANPLETVHAKDVLSYLKAYVLREPVEAMVVGMPRRLSGEATQATQHVVGFVRKLQKELPGIPVHTVDERFTSKMAQAAMLAGGLKKKDRQDKATVDRVSAAIILQSYLESRAI, from the coding sequence ATGGGCAGGATAATGGCGATTGATTACGGGACAAAGCGCGTGGGGTTGGCAGTGACGGACCCGCTGCAGCTAATTGCCAATCCCTTAGAAACCGTTCACGCCAAAGATGTGTTGTCTTACCTGAAGGCCTATGTGCTGCGCGAGCCGGTGGAGGCGATGGTGGTGGGCATGCCGCGCCGCCTGTCGGGGGAGGCCACGCAGGCCACCCAGCACGTGGTGGGCTTCGTGCGCAAGCTGCAGAAGGAGCTGCCCGGCATACCGGTACACACCGTAGACGAGCGCTTCACGTCGAAGATGGCCCAGGCGGCGATGCTGGCGGGCGGCCTGAAAAAGAAGGACCGCCAGGACAAAGCCACCGTGGACCGCGTGAGCGCCGCCATCATTTTACAGTCGTATTTAGAGAGCAGAGCTATATGA
- the def gene encoding peptide deformylase codes for MIYPITAYGDPVLKEEAQDIPQDYPDLKELVDDMFTTMYHAHGVGLAAPQISKSIRLFVIDSEPMMDDEDKGKGVKKAFINPEIVEEEGEEWGFEEGCLSIPGVREVVYRPERIVIRYFDEEWNEHEDSYDGMTARVIQHEYDHIEGILFTDHLNGLKKRLIKGKLAKISKGEVDADYKMKFPALAKKR; via the coding sequence ATGATTTACCCGATTACCGCTTACGGCGATCCCGTTTTAAAAGAAGAAGCACAAGACATCCCGCAGGATTACCCGGACCTCAAAGAACTGGTGGATGATATGTTCACGACCATGTACCACGCGCACGGTGTCGGGCTGGCCGCCCCCCAGATCAGCAAGAGCATCCGCCTGTTCGTCATCGACTCTGAGCCTATGATGGACGACGAGGACAAAGGCAAGGGCGTGAAGAAGGCGTTCATCAACCCGGAGATTGTGGAAGAAGAGGGCGAAGAGTGGGGCTTTGAGGAAGGTTGCCTGAGCATCCCCGGCGTGCGCGAGGTGGTGTACCGCCCCGAGCGCATCGTGATCCGCTACTTCGACGAGGAGTGGAACGAGCACGAAGACTCCTATGACGGCATGACGGCCCGCGTCATCCAGCACGAGTACGACCACATCGAGGGCATCCTGTTCACCGACCACCTGAACGGCCTGAAGAAGCGCCTCATCAAGGGCAAACTCGCGAAGATTTCCAAAGGGGAGGTGGACGCCGACTACAAAATGAAATTCCCGGCGCTGGCAAAGAAGCGCTAA
- a CDS encoding isoaspartyl peptidase/L-asparaginase family protein, protein MNSRRNFIKLSAWGTTLLTGLYPAGKAFAGTLGKGAANKPIVISTWNHGMPANDAAWKVLSGNGSALDAVEAGVRVPEADPEVRTVGYGGFPDREGKVTLDACIMDKDSNCGSVAFLQHIKHPISVARKVMEETPHVMLVGEGALDFALSQGFKKEKLLTPASEKDWKNWLKESKYKPVINIENHDTIGMLAMDANGDLAGACTTSGAAFKMHGRVGDSPIIGAGLFVDNEVGAATATGLGEAVMRMVGSHLVVELMRQGNSPQDACRLAVERIIAKQKDVKDLQVGFIALNKQGEYGGYCIHKGFDYAVRDKATNKLIDSKYKL, encoded by the coding sequence ATGAACAGCAGACGCAACTTCATCAAATTATCGGCCTGGGGCACTACCCTCCTCACGGGCCTGTACCCGGCCGGGAAAGCATTTGCCGGCACGTTGGGCAAGGGCGCGGCAAACAAACCCATCGTCATCTCCACCTGGAACCACGGCATGCCGGCCAACGATGCAGCCTGGAAGGTCCTGTCGGGGAACGGGAGCGCACTGGACGCGGTGGAAGCGGGCGTGCGGGTGCCCGAAGCAGACCCGGAAGTGCGCACAGTGGGCTATGGCGGCTTTCCGGACCGTGAAGGCAAAGTAACGCTGGACGCCTGCATCATGGACAAAGACAGCAACTGCGGCTCGGTGGCTTTTCTACAGCATATCAAGCACCCGATTTCTGTGGCCCGCAAAGTGATGGAGGAGACACCGCACGTGATGCTGGTGGGAGAGGGGGCGTTGGATTTCGCGCTGTCACAGGGTTTTAAGAAGGAAAAACTTTTGACCCCCGCTTCTGAGAAAGACTGGAAAAACTGGCTGAAGGAGTCGAAGTACAAGCCGGTTATCAACATCGAGAACCACGATACCATCGGCATGCTGGCCATGGATGCGAACGGCGACCTCGCGGGCGCCTGCACCACCAGCGGCGCCGCTTTCAAAATGCACGGCCGCGTAGGCGATTCCCCTATCATCGGGGCGGGTTTGTTCGTGGACAATGAAGTGGGCGCCGCCACGGCCACGGGCCTGGGCGAAGCGGTGATGCGGATGGTGGGCAGCCACTTAGTGGTGGAACTGATGCGCCAGGGCAACTCGCCGCAGGATGCCTGCAGGCTGGCGGTCGAGCGGATCATCGCCAAGCAAAAGGATGTGAAGGATTTGCAGGTTGGCTTCATCGCCCTCAACAAGCAGGGAGAGTACGGCGGCTACTGCATCCACAAAGGCTTCGACTATGCCGTGCGCGACAAGGCGACCAACAAGTTGATTGACTCCAAATACAAGCTATAG
- a CDS encoding copper homeostasis protein CutC, translated as MQALEICIDSAHAAIAAEKGGAQRVELCDNLAEGGTTPSAGMIALTRRYINIGLHVLIRPRRGDFLYTHLEFEIMKHDIEVAKNLGADGVVIGILKADGTIDTDRTRQLMELAQPLSVTFHRAFDLTPDPYQALDELLQLGVPRLLTSGQQASAFEGAPLIRELVKQAGEKLIVMPGAGINEQNIKEIATITGAKEYHTSARSKFEGDMAFRREHLFMASAQPLSEYEHYTADADKIAAIRKAAEA; from the coding sequence ATGCAAGCACTCGAAATCTGTATCGACTCGGCACATGCGGCCATCGCGGCTGAGAAAGGCGGCGCGCAGCGCGTAGAGCTCTGCGACAACCTGGCCGAGGGCGGCACCACGCCCAGCGCCGGCATGATCGCGCTCACCCGCCGATATATAAACATCGGCTTGCACGTGCTCATCCGCCCGCGAAGAGGCGATTTCCTGTACACCCACCTCGAATTTGAAATCATGAAGCACGATATTGAAGTGGCGAAAAACCTGGGAGCAGACGGTGTGGTGATAGGCATTCTGAAAGCCGACGGCACCATTGACACAGACCGCACACGCCAGCTGATGGAACTGGCCCAACCCCTCAGCGTCACCTTTCACCGCGCTTTCGATTTAACTCCTGATCCATATCAGGCGCTGGACGAGCTGCTGCAGCTAGGGGTGCCACGCTTGCTGACTTCCGGACAGCAGGCATCGGCTTTCGAGGGCGCCCCGCTTATCCGGGAACTGGTGAAGCAGGCGGGCGAAAAGCTCATCGTGATGCCGGGAGCGGGCATAAACGAGCAGAACATCAAAGAAATAGCAACGATAACGGGAGCTAAAGAATACCACACCTCCGCCCGCAGCAAGTTCGAGGGGGATATGGCTTTCCGGCGAGAGCACCTGTTCATGGCCAGCGCCCAGCCTCTGTCAGAATACGAGCACTATACCGCCGACGCAGACAAAATCGCCGCGATACGCAAGGCTGCTGAAGCGTAG
- a CDS encoding HigA family addiction module antitoxin, whose translation MGRLPNIHPGEILQEEFLVPLNITAYRLSKDIGIPQTRISGILKGNRRITADTALRLSYYFGNSPKFWLGLQDDYDLEEEMATKQKELETIKRFEKSAA comes from the coding sequence ATGGGACGACTACCTAATATTCATCCAGGAGAAATACTGCAAGAAGAGTTTCTTGTTCCTTTAAACATCACAGCCTACAGGCTTTCAAAGGACATTGGTATACCTCAAACCAGAATATCCGGAATCTTGAAGGGCAACAGGCGCATTACAGCAGACACAGCCCTAAGGTTAAGCTACTACTTTGGAAACTCCCCAAAGTTTTGGCTCGGACTGCAAGACGACTACGATTTGGAAGAAGAAATGGCAACAAAGCAAAAAGAGTTGGAAACGATAAAGCGCTTTGAGAAAAGTGCAGCCTAA
- a CDS encoding type II toxin-antitoxin system RelE/ParE family toxin, with product MIISFGSKETEKIWNGERVAKLPIEIQTVGRRKLRMLHNSQDIADLRIPPSNRLEKLAGNLKAFYSIRINSQWRIIFLWNNGQASEVEIIDYH from the coding sequence ATGATTATATCTTTTGGGTCAAAGGAGACTGAAAAAATCTGGAATGGAGAAAGGGTTGCAAAGCTGCCAATAGAAATCCAGACAGTTGGCAGACGCAAATTAAGGATGCTCCACAACTCTCAAGACATTGCTGACCTCCGGATTCCTCCTTCCAACAGATTAGAGAAGTTAGCAGGAAACTTGAAAGCGTTCTACAGTATCCGGATTAACAGCCAATGGAGAATCATTTTTCTATGGAACAACGGCCAGGCATCAGAAGTAGAAATTATAGATTACCACTAA
- a CDS encoding zinc dependent phospholipase C family protein, protein MALRTKGILLLLTLLLPLHGYTWGFFAHQRINRLAVFTLPPEMIGFYKKHIRYITENAVNPDRRRYAVEWEAARHYIDLDTYGDSALYKIPRFWPEAVALYSEDTLQAYGIVPWHISLMKFQLTQAFKERNLDRILRLSTEMGHYVADACVPLHTTQNYNGQLTGQRGIHAFWETRLPELFSGEYDFFVGQAQYIERPQLRAWDLVASAHTALDSVLHFEKELTQEFDEEKKYAYEVRNNLTTRVYSRAFSETYSRKLNGQVERQMRLAIQATASYWYTAWVDAGQPDLSTFPEALTAEEQQRLEMEKKEYEAGQHTPREEGNH, encoded by the coding sequence ATGGCACTCAGAACCAAAGGCATCCTGCTGCTGCTCACTCTCCTCCTGCCCCTGCACGGCTACACCTGGGGCTTCTTTGCGCACCAGCGCATCAACCGGCTGGCGGTGTTCACGCTGCCCCCTGAGATGATTGGGTTCTACAAAAAGCATATCCGCTACATCACTGAGAATGCCGTGAATCCCGACCGCCGCCGCTACGCCGTGGAGTGGGAGGCCGCCCGCCACTACATCGATCTGGACACCTACGGCGACAGCGCCCTCTACAAAATACCGCGTTTCTGGCCCGAGGCGGTGGCGCTGTATTCTGAGGACACCCTGCAGGCATATGGTATTGTTCCCTGGCACATCAGCCTGATGAAATTCCAGCTGACGCAGGCATTCAAAGAACGAAACCTGGACCGCATCCTGCGCCTCAGCACGGAGATGGGCCATTACGTGGCCGACGCCTGCGTGCCGCTGCACACCACCCAGAACTACAACGGCCAGCTCACGGGCCAGCGCGGCATCCACGCCTTCTGGGAAACGCGCCTGCCCGAGCTTTTCTCCGGCGAGTACGACTTTTTTGTGGGCCAGGCCCAGTATATAGAGCGGCCCCAGTTGCGGGCGTGGGACCTGGTGGCCAGCGCCCATACGGCATTAGACTCGGTGCTGCACTTTGAAAAAGAATTGACGCAGGAGTTTGACGAAGAGAAGAAATACGCTTATGAGGTGCGCAACAACCTGACCACCCGCGTGTACTCCCGCGCCTTCTCGGAGACATACAGCCGGAAACTGAACGGGCAGGTGGAGCGGCAGATGCGGCTGGCGATACAGGCCACAGCCAGCTACTGGTACACCGCCTGGGTGGATGCCGGCCAGCCCGACCTCAGCACTTTCCCGGAAGCGCTCACCGCGGAAGAGCAGCAGCGCCTGGAGATGGAGAAAAAGGAATATGAAGCCGGACAGCACACGCCCCGCGAAGAAGGCAATCACTAA
- a CDS encoding GNAT family N-acetyltransferase: MPVLYLKHPDIDRTQWDAVVERSRQRQVYALTWYLDVVAPGWEAVVELDAAGAYITVMPVPWRSRFGIRYIQQPLFCQQLGIYGLTETVAEATYIAFVQEVCQRFRYVSGYHFNTANKLPAGLPPEVYISQTLTLYLPLNKPYEQLYQGYTRDRKMNLKRAQKAELAIEESTDIEPVIRFFREQAAGRIYGGVSEAAYMQLRQLYEALRQRGIARLCYTTDASGRKNGGCLFVIWGGHIVYLFNAAPQHGRKQNGRTLLINHIIREYAGQEMLLDFESPNEREQDILHFYKSFGPEATPIPVLRYDRLPSGVRYIKEVRMRLVRRRRGFA; this comes from the coding sequence ATGCCTGTTCTCTACCTGAAGCACCCCGACATTGACCGGACGCAGTGGGACGCGGTGGTGGAGCGGTCGCGGCAGCGGCAGGTGTACGCCCTGACGTGGTACCTGGATGTGGTGGCGCCGGGGTGGGAGGCAGTGGTGGAGCTGGATGCGGCAGGCGCATATATAACCGTGATGCCTGTGCCGTGGCGAAGCAGGTTCGGCATCCGCTATATCCAGCAGCCACTGTTCTGCCAGCAACTGGGCATCTATGGCCTGACCGAGACAGTAGCAGAAGCTACCTATATAGCCTTTGTGCAGGAGGTGTGCCAGCGTTTCCGGTACGTGAGCGGCTACCATTTCAATACAGCCAACAAGCTCCCCGCGGGGCTGCCGCCAGAAGTATATATAAGCCAGACCCTGACGCTGTACCTGCCCCTGAACAAGCCTTACGAACAATTATACCAAGGCTACACCCGCGACCGGAAGATGAACCTGAAGCGCGCGCAGAAGGCGGAACTGGCAATAGAGGAGAGCACGGATATAGAACCTGTTATCCGGTTTTTTAGGGAACAGGCAGCCGGACGTATATATGGCGGCGTGTCGGAAGCGGCTTATATGCAGTTGCGGCAGTTGTACGAGGCGCTGCGGCAGAGAGGCATTGCCCGGCTCTGCTACACCACCGATGCCAGCGGCCGGAAGAACGGCGGCTGCCTGTTCGTTATATGGGGCGGGCATATCGTTTATCTCTTTAACGCAGCTCCGCAGCATGGCCGCAAACAGAACGGCCGCACCCTGCTCATCAACCATATAATCCGGGAATATGCGGGGCAGGAGATGCTGCTCGACTTTGAGAGCCCCAATGAGCGGGAGCAGGATATCCTGCATTTCTACAAAAGCTTTGGTCCGGAGGCAACCCCCATTCCTGTGCTGCGGTACGACCGGCTGCCCAGCGGTGTGCGGTATATAAAGGAGGTGCGGATGCGGCTGGTCCGGAGAAGGAGGGGGTTTGCTTAG
- the ettA gene encoding energy-dependent translational throttle protein EttA translates to MSNETIIFSMAGVSKIYPPKKQVLKNIYLSFFYGAKIGVLGLNGSGKSSLLKIIAGVDKEFQGEVVWSPGYTVGYLEQEPQLDPAKTVREVVEEGVSEVVGLLREFDEINMKFAEEMTDDQMNKLIERQGEVQEKLDQLNAWELDNRLERAMDALRTPPEDAKIENLSGGEKRRVALCRLLLQEPDVLLLDEPTNHLDAESVDWLEQHLQQYKGTVIAVTHDRYFLDNVAGWILELDRGEGIPWKGNYSSWLEQKSNRLAAEEKTESKRQKTLQRELEWVKMAPKARHAKSKARLSQYDKLVGEEASKKEEKLELFIPDGPRLGAQVIEAHHVSKAYGDKLLFEDLNFALPQGGIVGIIGPNGAGKTTLFKLITGQEKPDAGDFTVGSTVQISYVDQEHTQLEPNKSVFEVISGGTEHMMMAGRQVVSRAYVSKFNFSGGDQEKKVDKLSGGERNRVHLAMTLKEGGNLLLLDEPTNDLDVNAIRALEDALENFAGCAVIISHDRWFLDRICTHILAFEGDSQVYWFEGNYSEYEENKKKRLGDVEPKRIRYKKLV, encoded by the coding sequence ATGAGTAACGAAACTATAATTTTCTCAATGGCCGGGGTCAGCAAGATCTACCCGCCCAAGAAGCAAGTGCTCAAAAACATATACCTGTCGTTTTTCTACGGCGCCAAAATCGGGGTGCTGGGCCTCAACGGGTCCGGTAAGTCCAGCCTGCTCAAGATCATCGCCGGTGTCGACAAGGAGTTCCAGGGCGAGGTGGTGTGGTCGCCGGGCTATACCGTCGGCTACCTGGAGCAGGAGCCGCAACTGGACCCCGCCAAAACGGTGCGCGAGGTGGTGGAAGAGGGCGTGAGTGAAGTAGTGGGGCTGCTGCGCGAGTTCGACGAAATCAACATGAAGTTTGCCGAGGAGATGACGGATGATCAGATGAACAAACTCATCGAGCGGCAGGGCGAGGTGCAGGAAAAGCTTGACCAACTGAACGCCTGGGAACTGGACAACCGCCTGGAGCGCGCGATGGACGCGCTGCGCACGCCACCGGAGGATGCTAAAATTGAAAACTTATCGGGTGGTGAGAAGCGCCGCGTGGCCCTGTGCCGCCTGCTGCTGCAGGAGCCGGACGTGCTGCTGCTCGACGAGCCGACCAACCACCTCGACGCCGAGTCGGTGGACTGGCTGGAGCAGCACCTGCAGCAGTACAAGGGCACCGTCATCGCCGTGACCCACGACCGCTACTTCCTCGACAACGTGGCCGGCTGGATTCTGGAACTGGACCGCGGTGAGGGCATTCCGTGGAAAGGCAACTACAGCAGCTGGCTGGAGCAGAAATCGAACCGCCTGGCAGCAGAGGAGAAAACAGAGAGCAAGCGGCAGAAAACGCTGCAGCGCGAGCTGGAGTGGGTGAAGATGGCCCCGAAAGCGCGCCACGCCAAGTCAAAAGCCCGCCTCAGCCAGTACGATAAACTGGTGGGAGAGGAAGCCTCCAAGAAAGAAGAAAAACTGGAGCTCTTTATTCCGGACGGCCCGCGCCTGGGTGCGCAGGTGATTGAGGCGCACCACGTAAGCAAGGCCTACGGCGATAAGCTGCTGTTCGAGGACCTTAACTTCGCGCTGCCGCAGGGCGGTATCGTGGGCATCATCGGGCCAAACGGTGCAGGCAAAACGACCTTGTTCAAGCTGATCACGGGCCAGGAGAAGCCGGACGCCGGTGACTTCACCGTGGGCTCCACCGTGCAGATCTCCTATGTAGACCAGGAGCACACGCAACTGGAGCCGAATAAGTCGGTGTTTGAGGTGATCTCGGGCGGGACAGAGCATATGATGATGGCCGGCCGCCAGGTGGTGTCGCGGGCCTACGTGAGCAAGTTCAACTTCTCGGGCGGTGACCAGGAGAAGAAAGTGGATAAGCTGTCGGGCGGGGAGCGCAACCGCGTGCACCTGGCCATGACGCTGAAAGAGGGCGGCAACCTGCTGCTGCTCGATGAGCCGACCAACGATCTGGACGTGAACGCGATCCGGGCATTGGAGGACGCGCTGGAGAACTTCGCCGGCTGCGCCGTGATCATCTCCCACGACCGCTGGTTCCTCGACCGCATCTGCACCCATATCCTCGCCTTTGAGGGCGACTCGCAGGTGTACTGGTTTGAGGGGAACTACTCGGAGTATGAGGAGAACAAGAAGAAGCGCCTGGGCGATGTCGAGCCAAAACGCATCCGTTACAAGAAGCTGGTTTAA